The sequence AAGACTAATTTTATATCTTAAGACGCATTATCCAATTAATAGTCTTACTCAGGGCAGCCTCCACGAAGGCATTAATTACTCCTCATTAATAATAAATAAATTTAGGAGTTACGAGATGAAAAGGTATATCTATGTTTTAACTGTTATAATCTTATTAGCAGGCATTTCAGAGGGGCAAACAGTTAGAAAAGGTTTCAATTTCCTTTCAATAAGCGATTCAGCGGATACAATTGTTACAACCGTTTTTGCGTCGGGCGACGTTAAAGGTCTTGCCGCAGGAGAAAATAAAGAAGAGCTTGCCACCAACGGCGCATTGGGCGTTAGCATGGCTATCCGCGATATTTTAATTACCGCTTCCATAAACGTTGCTACAACAATGGATACTCTTAATAACACTTTTAGCAACATTATATTGAATCCTTCAAACGGAAGCGGACTTAGATCCGGATTGCTCGACTTTAGAAAGAAAAAAATATTCAATAATTTTAATCTTCACATGTATGCTACCGTTTCCACAAGCACATGGAAAATTGAAAATGAAATTAAAGACGTTACCGTGGGAGGAATTGGCGTTCTGATTGAAAGAGCCCTCATAAGCAATAATGAAGAAAATGAAGTTACGCTAAGCTATGAGCTGGGGCTTAGCGTTAGAACTTTAATGGGAGAACTGGCGTCGAACGAGGAGAAGAGACTTCGATTCTTAAATACTAAAAATTCTGTCTTCGGAGGTTTGGAAGGCGGTATGACTATAAGAGTAAATAATTTGATTGCGTCTCTTCAATTTTACTATTTTATCGGCGACCATGTTAACGGGGTAACCGGCGGACAGCTCGCTACAGGAATCAGCATAAGCACTAACCTCTTTAGTTTTAAGAGCAAATATGAAGACTAATACTAATTTGTAGGAGGGGCGCGACTATGAAAGTAATCGACGAATTCAAAAAATTTGCCATACGCGGCAATGTTATTGATATGGCAATCGGTATCATTATCGGAAGCGCATTCGGTAAAATAGTCAGCTCTTTTGTAAACGACGTCATAATGCCTCCTATAGGCTGGTTGATCGGCAATGTCGATTTTTCCGAACTTGCGCTCGTACTGAAAGATAAAACCGATACGGCCGACGCGGTAACAATTCGATACGGAGTATTCTTAAATACCGTAATCGATTTCCTGATAATTGCCTTTACGATATTCGTCGTGATTAAACAAATAAATCGACTAAGGAAGAAAGAGGAAGAACCGAAACCCGCGCCGACTACAAAAGAATGTCCGAAGTGTTTTACGTTAATTCCGATCAAGGCTTCGAGATGCCCGAACTGTACTTCCGAAATTTAGAAGCGTTTGCAATACGGTTTGATTATTGAGGAAGAATACCGTATTAATTTCTATATTTGTACTTAAATTTTTACGGTATTCATGGAACTCGATTTAATAACGGATATACATAAGTATTGCGATAACTGGTGCGACAGATGCATCTATTCCACCAGGTGCGAACTTTTCATCGAAACAATTTATAAGAACGAAAGAAAAAAAGCGGTTTTTAATCCCGAAGGGTTTTTTAATGTACTTCGGGATTTATTCGTTCAGGCTTATGATTCTTTCGAAATTTATCGCCCGGATAGTTCGGGTATTGAAGAACTTTCTGAACTTTACGGCGCGGAAAGCAACAACTGGCTGGAAAAAAACGAATTATTTCTTAAGGACAATAATAAAAATACGGATATAACCGACGCATTGGACGTAATTCGTTATTATCAGTATTTTATTTCATTAAAAGTAAAAAAATCGTTTGAGAGCGATATCGATGAGAAGTTAATTCAGCTTAAACTTGCCGAAGTTGCCGCTTCGAGGTCGATTTCCGCATGGTATATTATTTTTAAGGAAACAGGCTCCGAAGACATCGGAAAAATAATAGGCATTCTAAAGTCTATATTAATATTAGTTGACGAATCTAATCCTGAACTGAAATCGTTTTACAGACCATATTTTGATTAAAACCGGGGATGTTATGGAAAATGAAAAACCAAAAAATTTTATTTATGAGATAATCGACGAAGATATACGTACAAATAAATGGGGAGGTCGCGTTCATACGAGGTTCCCTCCCGAGCCGAACGGTTATCTTCATATCGGCCACGCCAAATCGATATGCCTTAATTACGGAATCGCCCGCGATTATAACGGCAAATTCAATCTCCGCTTTGACGATACAAACCCGGAAAAAGAAGAAACCGAATACGTCGAATCGATTATCGAAGACGTCAAATGGCTCGGCGCCGATTTCGAAGACAGGATTTTTTACGCCTCGGATTATTTCGAACAGATGTATCA comes from Melioribacter roseus P3M-2 and encodes:
- the mscL gene encoding large-conductance mechanosensitive channel protein MscL — encoded protein: MKVIDEFKKFAIRGNVIDMAIGIIIGSAFGKIVSSFVNDVIMPPIGWLIGNVDFSELALVLKDKTDTADAVTIRYGVFLNTVIDFLIIAFTIFVVIKQINRLRKKEEEPKPAPTTKECPKCFTLIPIKASRCPNCTSEI